A single region of the Aeromonas hydrophila subsp. hydrophila ATCC 7966 genome encodes:
- the yjgA gene encoding ribosome biogenesis factor YjgA encodes MSQYQDDNEWEDWGPSKSQLKRDAEALQKMGEEIVSLSHSELEKIPLDEELAEAVELGRKLKPKKDESFRRHLQFIGRLMRSRDVEPIVEALSIIKNRHSTVNARLHRLEQWRERLINEGDSALNELMSQFHELDRQKLRQLIRTANKERELNKPPVAYREMYQYLRGEIEDLL; translated from the coding sequence ATGAGTCAATATCAAGACGACAACGAGTGGGAAGACTGGGGCCCCAGTAAAAGCCAGCTCAAGCGCGATGCCGAAGCCTTGCAGAAAATGGGGGAAGAGATCGTCTCCCTCAGCCACAGCGAGCTGGAGAAGATCCCGCTGGATGAAGAGCTGGCCGAAGCGGTCGAGCTGGGCCGCAAGCTCAAGCCGAAGAAGGACGAGTCTTTCCGTCGCCACCTGCAGTTCATCGGCCGGTTGATGCGCAGCCGCGATGTGGAGCCCATCGTCGAGGCGCTCTCCATCATCAAGAATCGCCACTCCACCGTAAACGCCCGCCTGCACCGGCTGGAGCAGTGGCGTGAGCGACTGATCAATGAAGGCGACAGCGCCCTCAACGAGCTGATGTCCCAGTTCCACGAACTGGACCGCCAGAAGCTGCGCCAGCTGATCCGCACCGCCAACAAGGAGCGGGAGCTGAACAAGCCGCCGGTGGCCTATCGCGAGATGTACCAGTACCTGCGCGGCGAGATCGAAGATCTGCTGTAA